Proteins found in one Vagococcus carniphilus genomic segment:
- a CDS encoding septation ring formation regulator EzrA, whose protein sequence is MNTKLWLWLLLIVVILAVATYLVAFFMRRKNQDRLEELEKRKIALFDLPVLEEVDSVKKMHLVGQSQNTFREWNQKWIDISTISFAELESLIFEIENLNETFRLMKVKDAIEEAELTLVNMESEVEEIRKGLSDLKESEVRNSEAVQEALDAYEAISESVTSDSDKYGVSYKELEKQIQNVERDFTQFVALNTAGDPMEARTVLEKAEKRTYEIQKVIDEVPPLFETLDKVFPKQLKEIKDGYESMKKDHYVFENDIVQTNVDKLDGKVRSTLMNLEKLEVENVGKLNSEIAKEIDQLYDVMQKEIEARHYVNENKATLVNFLEHADKNNHLLLIELDTVSQSYVLNNNELGKVRGFQAQMEEMQKEFDAIEDKLKNKKAVFSQVAAFYRESLDQLKDIEEEQIETGQSIKDFAPRERDAIKKIDDYELELRTLKRHIEKQRLPGIPSSYLEFFFVAGERIEELSRELNKIRIDMNHIDRLVGLCEEDIATLNEKTNNLIDSAALTEQMIQYANRFRFSHPEIKNAIDRSLSLFSREHLYQDALDTISEAIERIEPGVTERIRKYYYDNKDNMI, encoded by the coding sequence ATGAATACTAAACTTTGGTTATGGCTTTTACTAATTGTTGTAATCCTTGCTGTTGCAACGTATTTGGTAGCTTTTTTTATGAGACGAAAAAATCAAGATCGACTGGAGGAGTTAGAAAAACGTAAAATTGCGTTATTTGATCTACCAGTTCTAGAAGAAGTTGATAGCGTCAAAAAAATGCACTTAGTAGGCCAAAGTCAAAATACTTTTAGAGAATGGAACCAAAAATGGATTGACATTTCTACCATATCATTTGCTGAATTAGAAAGCCTTATTTTTGAAATTGAAAATTTAAATGAAACATTCCGCTTGATGAAAGTTAAAGATGCGATTGAAGAAGCAGAATTAACTCTTGTAAACATGGAATCTGAAGTCGAAGAAATTCGAAAAGGATTAAGTGACTTAAAAGAAAGCGAAGTAAGAAACTCTGAAGCAGTTCAAGAAGCTTTAGATGCGTATGAAGCAATCAGTGAATCAGTTACATCTGACTCTGATAAATACGGTGTTTCTTATAAAGAATTAGAAAAACAAATTCAAAATGTTGAACGTGATTTTACACAGTTCGTTGCTTTAAATACTGCTGGCGACCCAATGGAAGCTCGTACGGTATTAGAAAAAGCTGAAAAGAGAACTTATGAGATTCAAAAAGTAATTGATGAAGTACCACCATTGTTTGAAACTTTGGATAAAGTCTTCCCTAAACAATTGAAGGAAATTAAAGATGGTTATGAGTCGATGAAAAAAGACCATTATGTCTTTGAAAATGACATCGTTCAAACAAACGTTGATAAATTAGATGGCAAGGTACGTTCTACTTTAATGAATTTAGAAAAATTAGAAGTAGAAAATGTTGGGAAATTAAATAGCGAAATCGCTAAAGAAATTGACCAATTATATGATGTGATGCAAAAAGAAATTGAAGCACGTCACTATGTGAATGAAAACAAAGCGACTTTAGTTAATTTCTTAGAACATGCAGATAAAAACAATCATTTATTATTAATTGAATTAGATACAGTCTCTCAAAGTTATGTGTTAAACAACAACGAATTAGGTAAAGTTCGAGGCTTCCAAGCACAAATGGAAGAAATGCAGAAAGAATTCGATGCAATAGAAGACAAATTAAAAAACAAAAAAGCAGTATTTTCACAAGTAGCTGCATTTTACCGCGAGAGTCTAGATCAATTAAAAGATATCGAAGAAGAACAAATCGAAACAGGCCAATCTATCAAGGACTTTGCTCCTCGTGAGAGAGATGCCATTAAGAAGATCGATGACTATGAATTAGAGTTGCGTACATTGAAGAGACATATTGAAAAGCAACGTTTACCTGGAATACCAAGTAGCTACCTAGAATTTTTCTTTGTAGCTGGTGAAAGAATTGAGGAATTAAGCCGCGAGCTTAATAAGATTAGAATAGATATGAATCATATCGATCGATTAGTTGGTTTATGTGAAGAAGATATTGCCACATTAAACGAAAAAACAAATAACTTAATCGATAGTGCTGCTTTAACAGAGCAAATGATTCAATACGCTAACCGTTTCCGTTTCTCTCATCCAGAAATCAAAAACGCGATTGATCGAAGCTTAAGTTTATTCTCGAGAGAACATCTTTATCAAGATGCTTTAGATACTATTTCTGAAGCGATTGAAAGAATCGAACCGGGAGTAACAGAGCGCATTAGAAAATATTATTATGATAATAAAGATAATATGATTTAA
- a CDS encoding aspartate kinase encodes MKVTKFGGSSLSNTTQLQKVLSIVKADPERRFVIVSAPGKRVESDTKVTDLLIQYAETFLNKQNTTQIEEDIIHRYEEISRELNLKTALPEIKHLLSSLKETTYVSVPRIMDLFKSSGENCHAMLIAEFFSRNGLPAQYIHPKEAGLLVEDIPGDAIIKKEAYEKLYNLRQLDKVAVIPGFFGITENNDICTFSRGGSDVTGSIVAAGVKADLYENFTDVDAIYSAHPGIIPNCHAIKELTFSEMRELSYSGFKVLHDEALMPAFKANIPVVIKNTNNPSAPGTLISSKRTTSNEAVVGIAGDSGFTSIYISKYLMNRQLGFGYSVLKILKDLELQYEHLPSGIDDITIILRKDQLNNSLEAELIKRLQETLDLDEIIVKHNISMIALVGEGMRNNIGVASRATSALSRNHINLEMISQGSSEVSILFAIDDANEKDAIKALYYEFFCLAK; translated from the coding sequence ATGAAGGTGACAAAGTTTGGTGGGAGTTCTCTTTCAAATACAACACAATTACAAAAAGTTCTTTCTATTGTAAAAGCCGATCCTGAACGACGGTTCGTTATTGTTTCGGCACCAGGAAAGCGAGTAGAATCAGACACGAAAGTCACTGACCTACTTATTCAATATGCTGAAACCTTTTTAAATAAACAAAATACAACTCAGATTGAAGAAGATATTATACATCGCTATGAAGAGATAAGCCGTGAACTAAATTTAAAAACAGCTCTTCCTGAAATCAAACATCTTCTATCTTCCCTAAAAGAAACCACTTATGTTTCCGTTCCTAGAATCATGGATTTATTTAAATCAAGTGGTGAAAATTGCCATGCGATGTTAATAGCTGAATTTTTTAGCCGCAACGGTTTGCCTGCTCAGTACATTCATCCAAAAGAGGCTGGTCTATTAGTTGAAGATATTCCTGGAGATGCGATTATCAAAAAAGAAGCCTATGAAAAGCTATATAACTTACGACAATTAGATAAAGTAGCCGTTATTCCTGGCTTCTTTGGTATAACTGAAAATAATGATATTTGTACTTTTTCAAGAGGTGGTTCTGATGTAACTGGCTCCATTGTTGCAGCAGGTGTTAAAGCTGATCTCTACGAAAATTTTACTGATGTAGATGCTATTTATTCTGCTCATCCTGGGATTATCCCTAATTGCCACGCCATTAAGGAATTAACTTTTAGTGAGATGAGAGAACTAAGTTATTCTGGTTTTAAAGTTTTACACGATGAAGCTTTAATGCCTGCCTTTAAAGCTAATATTCCTGTTGTTATAAAAAACACTAATAATCCAAGTGCTCCAGGTACTTTAATTTCCTCAAAAAGAACAACTTCAAATGAGGCAGTTGTCGGTATTGCTGGTGACTCTGGTTTCACAAGTATCTATATTAGTAAATACTTAATGAATAGACAATTAGGTTTTGGCTACTCCGTTTTAAAAATACTAAAAGATTTAGAATTACAGTATGAGCACCTTCCCTCTGGAATTGATGATATTACAATTATTTTAAGAAAAGATCAGTTAAATAACTCTCTTGAAGCTGAGTTAATCAAGAGACTTCAAGAAACTCTTGATTTAGATGAAATTATTGTTAAACATAACATTTCTATGATAGCTCTTGTTGGAGAAGGCATGCGAAATAACATTGGGGTAGCTTCAAGAGCTACTTCAGCTCTATCAAGAAATCACATCAACTTAGAAATGATTTCTCAGGGATCTTCTGAGGTCAGTATTCTATTTGCGATTGATGACGCGAATGAAAAAGACGCTATTAAAGCTCTTTACTATGAGTTCTTTTGCTTGGCCAAATAA